CTGCAGGATCAATGTCGCTTTCTAACCAATCCTTTTCTTTACCACGACGTCAGCGTTCTCAGCGCAACGTCGGATCGGGGCCTCGTAAGTTTGTTTTTGGTGGCTTCATCAGTCTTTTATTGTTTGGAGCCATTGTTCCTCGTCTCAGTTTTTTACAAATTACGGAAGGGTCTCTGAATCTGCAGCGAGCGGAGGAAAATCGGGTTCGTTTGATTCCCAAGCGCCCTGAACGGGGAAAAATATTAGACCGCAAAGGTCGGATTCTCGCGAACAGCACCTATACCTATTCCGTCTTCGTCTGGCCGATTGCTCAAAAAGATGAGAAGTGGTCTCAAACGGTAGATGTTCTATCTTCTATTCTCAAAATTCCAGAAACGGAGATTCAAGAACGAGTTGAAGTAGAAGGCCATAACTCCACCTCCTTAGTCCGTGTTGCTCAAGGACTGAGCTTTCCGCAAGTGGTAGCGTTGTCCGAGCGGATGAGCGATATTGTGGGGGTCGAAATCGACAAGGAAGCCATTCGCTACTACCCGCATGGTGAATTGGCTTCCCAGGTGATTGGCTATATCGGTGAGATTAACGAAGAAGAACTAGCCCGCAAACAGGACCAGCCGTACCGCCTAGGAGATGTGGTGGGTCAATTAGGGATTGAATCCTCCTACGAACAAAAGTTACGGGGAACCTGGGGCGGTAACCAAATTGAGGTAGATGGTGCTGGCCGGATTGTCCAAATTCTGGGCCAAAAATTGCCCATCGCTGGGGAGGATGTGAAGCTCACCCTGGATCTAGATGTGCAAAAGGCAGCAGAAAAAGCCTTAGGGAAACGGCAAGGCGCTGTGGTTGCCATCAACCCTAAGAATGGCTCCATTATTGCCATGGTGAGCTATCCGGGATTTAATCCCAACTGGTTTGCCAAGCGTGTCACCGAAAAGCAATGGCAAGAACTACAAAACCGCAAATTCCCCTTTGTTAATCGGGCTATGCAGGCCTTTCCACCTGCCAGTACCTTCAAGATCGCAACTGCGATCGCAGGGATAGAATCCGGAAAATATTCACCTAATGCTCTAGTGGCAACCTCAGCATCCGTGCATGGTGTGGGGGATTGGAATGGAGCAGGATTTGGCGTCATCGGTTTCCAAACGGCACTGCAGTGGAGTAGCAATACCTTTTTTGGTCGCGTAGGAGTAGGGACCAGTCCCAAAATTTTGATTGAATGGGCTAAACGTTTAGGGGTTGGTGAGAAAACTGGCATTGATATCCCAGGAGAATCTTCTGGGTTTATCCCGGATCCGGCTTGGAAAAAAGAGGTGTTTAAAGACGCCTGGTATCCAGCCGATACCGTGATGGTCTCCATCGGTCAAGGTGCTGTGCAACTCAGTCCCCTCCAGGTCTCCCTCATTTTTGCTGCCATTGCTAATGGGGGATATAAAGTCAAACCTCACTTATTTCAGTCCGATCAACCCGATGACAAATGGCAGACCTCGCTGAATTTACAACCTAAGACTTTAAACATCATCAGATCGGGTTTACGAGCAGTGGTCACCAGCGGTACAGGACAGGCGTTGAATGTGCCTAGTATCCCTCCTGCTGCAGGTAAAAGTGGGACCGCTGAAGATCCACCTCGCTCATCTCACACCTGGTTTGGAGCCTATGCTCCCTTTAATAACCCAGAAATTGTGGTGGTTGCATTTGGCGAAAATACAGGCGGGGGCGGCGGATCTACAGCGGGTCCCATTGCCTTAAAAGTTCTAGAAGCCTACTTTAAGTCCCAGAAAAAATAATCCTCATTAAGGATCGTTGACGGCCATTGCCAGTTTTTTTTCGGCAACTCTACAATTGAGGAGCAATGATGTCGCCTTGCTTTCGCAAGGCAGGTAGGGCTTATCGAAACGATTTACGGCAATCTCAAAGGCTTAAAGTCTAGTCAAATCAAGCAGCTGCGGCGCCTCTACCACCAGCGGCTTCCAAGTGATCGGATCACGACGTCTGACTTTGCCCAGCGATTGGCTGCCATCAGTACGGATATTCATCAACCCATTAGCACTTATCTCAACCGTCGTGGCCAGGTGATTCGGGTGGGGGTCGGGTCGCCCCGTCAAACCCAAATCCCCCCCTTAGAATTGCCTCGATATGGTGCAGACCGCTTGAGTGGTATACGCTGTGTCGCTACGACTCTCAAGCAAGATGTTCCCAAGGAATCTGCGTTAACAGCGATGGCCTTACAGCGCTTAGATGCGTTGGCGGTGCTCACGATGACTGGATCGGGCTTTGAGCGTCGAGGCGGTGGGGCTACGGGATATGTGAGATCGACCTACCTTGCCCATTTGGTTCCCGATCCAACGACTCCTTGGACCATTTCTTCTCCCTTGAGTCTTGAACAACTGGCTCAACAGGATTTGATGGATCTGGTTGAAGCCTTAGAGTCTGAGTTTGGGCGGTCTCTTCCCACAGGTTCCTCCGATTCATCAGCAACATCTGAACAGGTTTTGATGGTTGGGGTCACGCCTCAAAATATCTCTCAGCAAGAGATGAAGGCGAATTTGGCAGAAGTAGCACTATTGGTCGAAAGTGCTGGAGGCGTGGTGGTAGAGACGATTCACCAGAAGCGATCGCATCCCCATCCTCAAACCGTAGTGGGTGCAGGTAAAGTCAAGGAAATAGCTCTCAGGGCCCAGACTTTAGGTATAACCCTGATTGTCTTCAATCGGGATCTCTCTCCTTCCCAGGTGCGCAATCTAGAGACCCAAATTGGCATTCGTGTCGTCGATCGTACTGAAGTTATTTTAGATATTTTTGCTCAGCGGGCTCAGTCCCAGGCTGGAAAATTGCAGGTGGAACTTGCGCAGTTGGAGTATATGCTGCCTCGATTGGCGGGGCGAGGGCAGGCCATGTCTCGCCTGGGAGGCGGAATTGGTACCCGAGGACCGGGAGAAACCAAGCTAGAAACGGAACGCCGAGCGATTCAGCGCCGAATCAATACGTTGCAACAGGCAGTTAATCAGTTACAGGCCCATCGCTCTCGTCTGCGTCAACGTCGTCAGCATCAGCGGGTACCCTCGGTGGC
The Acaryochloris marina S15 genome window above contains:
- the mrdA gene encoding penicillin-binding protein 2 translates to MSLSNQSFSLPRRQRSQRNVGSGPRKFVFGGFISLLLFGAIVPRLSFLQITEGSLNLQRAEENRVRLIPKRPERGKILDRKGRILANSTYTYSVFVWPIAQKDEKWSQTVDVLSSILKIPETEIQERVEVEGHNSTSLVRVAQGLSFPQVVALSERMSDIVGVEIDKEAIRYYPHGELASQVIGYIGEINEEELARKQDQPYRLGDVVGQLGIESSYEQKLRGTWGGNQIEVDGAGRIVQILGQKLPIAGEDVKLTLDLDVQKAAEKALGKRQGAVVAINPKNGSIIAMVSYPGFNPNWFAKRVTEKQWQELQNRKFPFVNRAMQAFPPASTFKIATAIAGIESGKYSPNALVATSASVHGVGDWNGAGFGVIGFQTALQWSSNTFFGRVGVGTSPKILIEWAKRLGVGEKTGIDIPGESSGFIPDPAWKKEVFKDAWYPADTVMVSIGQGAVQLSPLQVSLIFAAIANGGYKVKPHLFQSDQPDDKWQTSLNLQPKTLNIIRSGLRAVVTSGTGQALNVPSIPPAAGKSGTAEDPPRSSHTWFGAYAPFNNPEIVVVAFGENTGGGGGSTAGPIALKVLEAYFKSQKK
- the hflX gene encoding GTPase HflX, encoding METIYGNLKGLKSSQIKQLRRLYHQRLPSDRITTSDFAQRLAAISTDIHQPISTYLNRRGQVIRVGVGSPRQTQIPPLELPRYGADRLSGIRCVATTLKQDVPKESALTAMALQRLDALAVLTMTGSGFERRGGGATGYVRSTYLAHLVPDPTTPWTISSPLSLEQLAQQDLMDLVEALESEFGRSLPTGSSDSSATSEQVLMVGVTPQNISQQEMKANLAEVALLVESAGGVVVETIHQKRSHPHPQTVVGAGKVKEIALRAQTLGITLIVFNRDLSPSQVRNLETQIGIRVVDRTEVILDIFAQRAQSQAGKLQVELAQLEYMLPRLAGRGQAMSRLGGGIGTRGPGETKLETERRAIQRRINTLQQAVNQLQAHRSRLRQRRQHQRVPSVAVVGYTNAGKSTLLNVLTNAEAYTADQLFATLDPTTRRLSIPDPETHQIRSLVLTDTVGFIHNLPPPLMDAFRATLEEVTDADALLHVVDLSHPDWENHLRSVIDLLATMPITPGPGVIAFNKMDQVSSEALALARDQFPQAVFISAQERLGLNTLRQKVLELIDYAAMPMA